A part of Dehalococcoidia bacterium genomic DNA contains:
- the aroF gene encoding 3-deoxy-7-phosphoheptulonate synthase — MIVEMKRGASQQEVDQVVERARSFGFDVQLNLGTEKVVVAVLGSDTGKVQTDVFAVLPGVQSVTRVMKPYKLVSREFHPRPSKVNVSGVEIGGQRIVVMAGPCAVESESLLIQIAAAVQECGGLIMRGGAFKPRTSPFSFQGLGEEALEMLTKVKREFGLPIISEIVDAHDIELMVKHVDIIQVGARNMQNFSLLKELSKLKHPVLLKRGLSATVTEWLTAADYLMAGGNRRVILCERGIRTFEDSIRFSMDISSIPVVKKASHLPIVVDPSHAAGHSAYVPSIAKAAIAAGADGLLIEVHPDPAQALVDGLQSLNIPSFKKLMSELKPIAEAVGRSM, encoded by the coding sequence ATGATCGTTGAGATGAAAAGAGGGGCTTCGCAGCAGGAAGTAGATCAGGTTGTTGAGAGGGCTCGCTCCTTTGGCTTTGACGTGCAGTTGAACCTGGGCACTGAGAAGGTGGTCGTCGCGGTTCTGGGCAGCGACACGGGCAAGGTGCAGACTGATGTCTTCGCCGTGCTGCCCGGCGTGCAGAGCGTTACCCGCGTCATGAAGCCGTACAAGCTGGTCTCGCGGGAGTTCCATCCCCGTCCCAGCAAGGTGAACGTGTCCGGGGTCGAGATAGGCGGCCAGCGCATAGTGGTCATGGCCGGGCCCTGCGCCGTGGAGAGCGAGTCGCTGCTGATACAGATTGCGGCGGCCGTGCAGGAGTGCGGCGGCCTCATCATGCGCGGAGGTGCCTTCAAGCCGCGCACCTCGCCGTTCAGCTTCCAGGGCCTGGGTGAAGAGGCACTCGAAATGCTTACCAAAGTCAAGCGTGAATTCGGCCTGCCCATCATAAGCGAGATCGTCGATGCGCATGATATAGAGCTCATGGTGAAGCATGTCGATATCATACAGGTCGGCGCTCGCAATATGCAGAACTTCTCGTTGCTCAAGGAGTTGAGCAAGCTGAAGCACCCCGTTCTGCTCAAGAGGGGTCTTTCCGCTACCGTTACCGAGTGGCTCACCGCCGCCGATTACCTCATGGCTGGCGGCAACCGCCGCGTGATACTGTGCGAGCGCGGCATCCGCACCTTCGAGGACAGCATACGGTTCTCCATGGACATCAGTTCGATACCGGTGGTAAAGAAGGCAAGCCACCTTCCAATAGTCGTCGACCCCAGCCACGCCGCTGGCCATTCGGCCTACGTGCCCAGTATCGCTAAAGCCGCCATCGCCGCCGGGGCCGACGGCCTGCTTATCGAAGTGCACCCCGATCCGGCGCAGGCGCTGGTCGATGGTTTGCAATCGCTCAACATACCGTCATTCAAGAAGCTGATGTCCGAGCTAAAGCCGATCGCCGAGGCGGTTGGACGTTCCATGTAG
- a CDS encoding CopG family transcriptional regulator, protein MVKSVTVELDVELLEALQKKAASTSCSLSQLVNMAVREFIVDDEELAAVGEGQPEPVISYSEALQELSSPTN, encoded by the coding sequence ATGGTAAAAAGCGTAACTGTCGAACTTGATGTCGAGTTACTTGAGGCGCTGCAGAAGAAGGCAGCGAGTACATCGTGTTCTCTCTCTCAACTGGTGAACATGGCTGTAAGGGAATTCATCGTCGATGACGAGGAACTGGCTGCGGTAGGTGAGGGGCAGCCCGAGCCGGTGATCAGCTACAGCGAGGCGTTGCAGGAGCTGTCCTCTCCAACCAATTAG
- a CDS encoding CopG family transcriptional regulator: protein MTSTMKRSTIYLDPDLHKALRLKSVETSRSISDLVNEAVRVTLVEDAEDLSAFDERVKEPLISYSDMVKRLKEDGRI, encoded by the coding sequence ATGACATCAACTATGAAACGGTCGACAATTTATCTTGATCCCGATTTGCACAAGGCATTGCGGTTAAAGTCGGTGGAGACCTCCCGCTCCATATCCGACCTTGTTAACGAAGCGGTGCGAGTGACCCTTGTCGAGGATGCCGAGGACCTGTCGGCCTTCGATGAAAGGGTAAAAGAGCCTTTGATCAGCTACAGCGATATGGTGAAAAGGCTGAAGGAAGATGGCCGCATATAA
- a CDS encoding type II toxin-antitoxin system RelE/ParE family toxin, whose translation MAAYKVFFRKSVRKDFESIPKKDLQRILKRIEKLGDDPRPHGCEKLADKDRYRLRQGTYRIVYSIQDDEITIWVVKVNHRKDVYR comes from the coding sequence ATGGCCGCATATAAGGTCTTCTTTCGTAAATCCGTCCGCAAGGATTTCGAGTCAATACCAAAGAAGGACTTGCAGAGGATCCTCAAGCGCATCGAGAAGCTCGGTGATGATCCGCGGCCGCACGGCTGCGAGAAACTGGCGGATAAAGACCGGTATCGGCTGCGTCAGGGGACATATCGTATCGTTTACTCGATCCAGGATGACGAGATCACTATCTGGGTAGTGAAGGTCAACCATAGAAAAGATGTCTACAGATAA
- a CDS encoding pyridoxal phosphate-dependent aminotransferase, which yields MAISKKLKKQMSEGGWIRKMFEEGIALKKKYGEENVFDFSLGNPIIEPPPQFHKELRRWADKPLAGMHRYMPNAGYPETRASVAKYLASQTGLQFSSTDVIMTCGAAGGLNVALKTIAEAGDEVIIFAPYFVEYVYYIDNVQGVPVIVPTDSRFIPDLKALEKSITKKTKAVIINSPNNPTGAVYGGEVLKGIGEVLRKKEAALGTEIYLISDDIYRRLTYDGADGPYVFPYHPRSLVVTSYSKDLALPGERIGYIAVNPACDGRDELVGGMVFCNRVLGFVNAPALMQNVVRDLQETTVDIGEYVKKRDMLYNGLTKMGYSIVKPQGAFYIFPKSPVEDEMKFIDALLKQNVLVVPGRGFGAPGYFRISYCVDDRVIEGALPRFKKAAEEFGLG from the coding sequence GTGGCTATCTCCAAAAAACTCAAGAAGCAGATGTCCGAGGGCGGGTGGATCAGGAAGATGTTCGAGGAGGGGATCGCCCTCAAGAAGAAATACGGCGAGGAGAACGTATTCGATTTCTCGCTGGGCAACCCCATCATCGAGCCGCCGCCGCAGTTCCACAAAGAGCTGCGCAGGTGGGCCGATAAGCCCCTCGCAGGAATGCACCGCTACATGCCCAACGCCGGCTACCCGGAGACGCGCGCCTCGGTGGCCAAATATCTCGCCTCGCAGACCGGGCTTCAATTCTCGTCGACCGACGTCATCATGACGTGCGGCGCCGCGGGCGGCCTCAACGTGGCGCTGAAAACCATCGCCGAGGCGGGCGATGAGGTTATCATCTTCGCTCCGTACTTCGTCGAGTACGTTTACTATATCGACAACGTGCAGGGCGTGCCCGTGATCGTTCCCACCGATAGCCGCTTCATTCCCGACCTCAAGGCGCTGGAGAAGAGCATCACGAAGAAAACCAAGGCCGTCATCATTAATTCGCCCAACAACCCCACGGGTGCGGTCTACGGCGGCGAGGTGCTCAAAGGCATCGGCGAGGTGCTGCGCAAGAAGGAAGCGGCGCTCGGCACGGAGATCTATCTCATCAGCGACGATATCTACCGCCGCCTGACGTACGACGGCGCGGACGGCCCGTATGTGTTCCCGTACCATCCGCGGTCGCTGGTGGTCACATCCTACTCCAAGGACCTGGCGCTGCCGGGCGAGCGCATCGGCTATATCGCGGTAAACCCCGCTTGCGACGGGAGGGATGAACTAGTTGGCGGGATGGTGTTCTGCAACCGCGTGCTGGGCTTTGTGAACGCGCCTGCGCTGATGCAGAACGTAGTGCGCGACCTGCAGGAAACCACTGTCGATATCGGCGAATATGTGAAGAAGCGCGATATGCTGTATAACGGCCTGACGAAGATGGGATACTCCATAGTGAAGCCACAGGGCGCGTTCTACATCTTTCCCAAATCTCCGGTTGAGGATGAGATGAAGTTTATCGACGCTCTGCTCAAGCAGAACGTGCTTGTTGTGCCGGGACGCGGCTTCGGCGCACCGGGTTACTTCCGCATTTCCTATTGCGTGGATGACCGCGTTATCGAGGGGGCTCTGCCGCGGTTCAAGAAGGCGGCGGAGGAGTTTGGGTTGGGGTAG
- a CDS encoding DNA-processing protein DprA yields MRISILPNTQAILLLTAPLLAGRGEPSPDLLSLGEYNRLERLLIEKQQQPADLLTPDSQELLKECQHLVDSNRLKRLLDRGFLLSQVIEHWQTRAIWVMSHTDAEYPRQLKTRLKDDAPPILYGCGEATILETGGLAVVGSRYVDDTLVEYTEGIGQLVAKARRTLISGGARGIDKAAMRGALEGTGKVVGILADSLEQAALNRENRDLLMDGQLVLISPYDPIAGFNVGHAMQRNKLIYALADAALVVSAEYKQGGTWAGAIEQLQKRRLVPIYVRSNGKVGRGLEALQSMGALPWPNPDTPEALAELLLTKTSFRNHDSLQSELRFSIQEESNSYEASQILSPVNNPPTSLSVESPLIPADELFAKVRDLVIKMKMPMTDSQLATALQVSKSQAKQWLQRLVNEGIMEKHTKPIRYGLKSQRSLLE; encoded by the coding sequence ATGAGGATCTCAATTCTCCCCAACACACAAGCAATCTTGCTATTGACAGCACCGCTACTTGCGGGGCGTGGTGAACCTTCCCCCGATTTATTGTCACTGGGCGAATACAATCGGCTGGAGCGGCTCCTGATAGAAAAGCAACAGCAGCCGGCTGATCTGCTTACCCCCGATTCGCAAGAATTGCTAAAAGAATGTCAACATCTTGTTGACAGCAACCGTCTCAAACGACTGCTGGACCGCGGTTTCCTCCTGAGCCAAGTAATAGAGCACTGGCAAACACGGGCAATATGGGTAATGAGCCACACCGATGCCGAGTATCCGAGGCAATTGAAGACGCGCCTTAAAGACGATGCGCCGCCTATTCTTTACGGCTGTGGAGAAGCGACGATTCTTGAAACAGGCGGATTAGCTGTAGTTGGTTCACGATATGTAGATGATACCCTGGTCGAATATACCGAAGGCATCGGACAGCTTGTTGCCAAAGCGAGACGTACCCTTATCTCGGGAGGAGCCCGCGGAATTGATAAAGCCGCCATGCGCGGCGCTCTGGAAGGTACCGGCAAGGTGGTGGGGATATTGGCCGACAGCTTGGAACAAGCAGCCCTGAATCGCGAAAACCGGGACCTCTTGATGGATGGACAACTGGTGCTAATATCGCCTTATGATCCTATAGCTGGGTTCAATGTAGGACATGCTATGCAGCGCAACAAGCTGATCTACGCACTCGCGGATGCCGCGCTTGTTGTCAGTGCAGAGTACAAGCAAGGTGGTACTTGGGCTGGTGCGATCGAGCAACTTCAAAAACGCCGACTCGTCCCCATCTACGTTCGCTCAAATGGAAAAGTTGGGCGGGGACTGGAGGCCCTCCAAAGTATGGGAGCATTGCCTTGGCCAAATCCTGACACGCCGGAGGCTTTAGCAGAACTACTATTGACTAAGACGAGTTTTAGAAATCATGATTCCCTTCAAAGTGAACTCCGTTTTTCAATTCAAGAGGAGTCCAATTCCTATGAAGCATCACAAATTTTATCTCCCGTTAATAATCCCCCCACCTCCCTATCTGTAGAATCACCATTGATACCTGCCGATGAACTATTTGCGAAGGTACGGGACTTGGTAATAAAAATGAAAATGCCCATGACCGATAGTCAATTGGCAACTGCTTTGCAGGTATCGAAAAGTCAAGCGAAACAGTGGCTTCAGAGATTAGTAAATGAGGGTATAATGGAAAAACACACCAAGCCTATAAGATATGGGCTTAAATCACAGCGTTCTTTATTAGAATAG
- a CDS encoding RecQ family ATP-dependent DNA helicase, translated as MIFERNRAIKLLKLGSGLPDAEFREGQEEAIRRVVEGRETRLLVVQKTGWGKSFVYFIATKLLRERGAGPTLLISPLLALMRNQIAAAERMGVRAVTINSDNQDEWTNVETAIQRNEIDILLISPERLANEHFRTEVLAGIAGQIALLVIDEAHCISDWGHDFRPHYRLLERIVRTLPANLRLLATTATANNRVMDDLRTVLGPNLYVSRGDLNRPSLVLQTIRLPNQSERLAWLAAQVATLPGHGIIYTLTVRDAVQVAEWLRSRGLNVNSYTSETGERRAELEQALLDNRVKALVATMALGMGFDKPDLAFVIHYQTPGSVVAYYQQVGRAGRALDAAYGVLLSGEEETDINDYFINSAFPTREEVSSMLEVLEAAPRGLSVPELMARINLSKGRIEKTIQLLSLESPAPIAKQGTKWQLTAANLSDEFWQRAERLTELRHEEQRQIQDYVNLKSGHMKFLIQALDGKLGTIRPPSLPPLPTTTEPVLVREAVAFLRRTILPIEPRKQWPAGGMPQYNLSGRIAAGIQAQPGKVLCIWGDAGWGNLVRQGKYRDGHFSNELVKACVSLVREWNPQPAPTWVTSIPSLRHPDLVPEFARRLAVALSLPFEAVLKKTADRPEQKTMANSTQQAHNIDGSLAITIEHLPNGPVLLIDDMVDSRWTLTVAAWLLRSHGSSEVWPLALALTGHER; from the coding sequence GTGATATTTGAAAGAAACAGAGCCATTAAACTCCTTAAGCTTGGTTCAGGTCTCCCTGATGCCGAATTTCGGGAAGGCCAAGAAGAAGCTATCCGCCGTGTAGTGGAGGGCCGAGAAACACGGTTGCTAGTGGTACAGAAAACCGGCTGGGGCAAGAGTTTTGTCTACTTCATCGCCACCAAGCTGTTGCGCGAACGGGGAGCAGGACCTACTCTGCTCATTTCGCCGTTGCTGGCATTGATGCGCAACCAGATTGCAGCGGCAGAGCGGATGGGCGTACGAGCGGTCACTATAAACTCCGACAATCAGGACGAGTGGACAAACGTCGAGACAGCAATTCAACGCAATGAGATTGACATCTTGCTGATATCGCCTGAGCGGTTGGCAAACGAGCACTTTCGCACCGAAGTGCTGGCGGGCATCGCAGGGCAGATCGCCTTGCTTGTAATTGACGAAGCACATTGCATCTCGGACTGGGGACACGATTTCCGACCACACTATCGCTTGTTGGAGCGAATAGTGCGCACATTGCCTGCGAATCTACGACTGCTGGCCACAACAGCTACCGCGAACAACCGTGTGATGGACGATTTAAGAACGGTGCTCGGGCCGAATCTGTATGTTTCGCGTGGCGATCTGAATAGGCCATCGCTCGTTCTACAAACAATACGCCTGCCAAATCAATCAGAACGTCTGGCTTGGCTGGCTGCACAGGTGGCTACCCTTCCAGGCCACGGAATTATCTATACCCTTACAGTTCGCGACGCTGTACAAGTAGCAGAATGGCTTCGGTCGCGTGGCTTGAACGTGAACTCCTATACAAGCGAGACGGGCGAAAGGCGGGCTGAACTCGAGCAAGCCTTGCTGGATAACCGAGTGAAAGCACTAGTAGCCACAATGGCACTGGGAATGGGATTCGACAAGCCAGATCTGGCCTTCGTAATCCATTACCAAACCCCCGGTTCGGTGGTAGCATATTACCAACAGGTCGGACGAGCAGGCCGGGCACTAGACGCAGCTTATGGAGTACTTCTTAGCGGCGAGGAAGAAACAGACATCAACGACTATTTTATTAATAGTGCTTTCCCAACAAGAGAAGAGGTCAGTAGTATGCTAGAAGTATTAGAAGCAGCGCCACGGGGTCTTTCGGTTCCAGAGCTTATGGCAAGAATCAATCTCAGCAAGGGCCGGATCGAGAAGACTATTCAGCTCCTCTCGTTGGAATCTCCCGCCCCTATCGCCAAGCAGGGCACAAAATGGCAACTGACGGCAGCCAACCTTAGTGATGAGTTTTGGCAAAGAGCGGAGCGGTTGACCGAGCTACGACACGAAGAACAACGGCAGATCCAAGACTACGTGAATTTGAAATCGGGACATATGAAATTTCTAATTCAGGCATTGGATGGAAAGCTTGGAACAATCCGCCCACCATCATTGCCGCCACTACCGACGACGACGGAGCCAGTACTAGTTCGAGAAGCCGTCGCATTTCTTCGCCGAACTATTTTGCCGATTGAGCCACGCAAGCAATGGCCAGCGGGCGGGATGCCGCAGTATAATCTTAGTGGACGAATTGCCGCCGGTATTCAGGCACAGCCCGGCAAGGTGCTTTGCATCTGGGGAGACGCTGGGTGGGGTAACTTGGTACGACAGGGGAAGTACAGGGACGGGCATTTTTCGAATGAATTGGTAAAGGCCTGTGTAAGTCTGGTACGGGAGTGGAATCCACAACCCGCGCCTACCTGGGTTACCAGCATCCCATCTCTTCGACATCCTGATTTGGTACCAGAATTCGCACGGCGGCTAGCTGTAGCTTTGAGTCTACCCTTCGAGGCAGTACTAAAAAAAACGGCTGATCGGCCGGAGCAAAAGACAATGGCAAACAGTACACAGCAGGCACACAATATTGATGGGTCTTTGGCTATCACCATAGAACATCTACCAAACGGACCAGTATTACTCATAGATGACATGGTAGATTCGCGCTGGACATTGACTGTTGCAGCATGGTTGCTACGCTCACATGGCAGCAGCGAGGTGTGGCCTCTGGCACTTGCGCTTACAGGACACGAGAGATGA
- a CDS encoding amino acid-binding protein: MRRKQISVFAENQPGHLQSILEALEKDKVSILALSVSETAEFGIVRMIVDDADKGLTSLKQAGFTARTDALLAYNIPDVPGGLLNSVIKPLSAAGINIKYFYAYFERGAESKATVVFKPDNIDKAEAILKAQLAGK; the protein is encoded by the coding sequence ATGAGAAGAAAGCAGATATCAGTATTCGCGGAGAACCAGCCGGGGCACCTGCAGTCCATCCTCGAAGCCCTGGAAAAGGACAAGGTCAGTATATTAGCCCTCTCCGTCAGCGAGACCGCGGAGTTCGGCATAGTGCGCATGATAGTGGACGACGCGGACAAAGGGCTGACCTCCCTCAAGCAGGCTGGCTTCACGGCGCGCACCGACGCACTGCTGGCCTATAACATCCCCGACGTCCCCGGCGGGCTCCTCAACAGCGTCATCAAACCGCTGTCCGCGGCCGGTATCAATATCAAATACTTCTACGCCTACTTCGAGCGCGGCGCTGAGTCAAAGGCCACCGTGGTCTTCAAGCCGGATAACATCGATAAAGCGGAGGCCATACTCAAAGCGCAGCTGGCAGGGAAGTAA
- a CDS encoding phenylacetate--CoA ligase produces the protein MMRDEKIETMPRSEMEKLQLDRLKTKAKEVYEKVPFYRKAFKDKGVAPDDIKTLADITKLPFTSKLDFRDNYPFGLTAVPMEKVVRIHSSSGTTGKPIIAPYTQGDVDMWAGVMARTLASAGMHKDDVMQNAYGYGLFTGGLGFHYGGERLGAMVIPSSTGNTKRQLMMIQDLGTTVITCTPSYAIILYETAKEMGFDFKETKLRLGVCGAEPWSEQLRNEIETKLGISAINIYGLTEVIGPGVSVECEHKCGMHIWEDHFLAEVINPQTGEHMPPGQMGELVITTLTKEAQPVIRFRTRDLVSLNTETCKCGRTMARMSRIMGRSDDMLIIKGINVFPSQIESVLLDVEGVEPQYMIVVDRKEGFKSDELEIWVEVSEDVFSDEVGKMEALEKKLRAEMESVLNISPRIKLVEPRTITRTEGKAKRVFDRSELKK, from the coding sequence ATGATGCGCGATGAAAAGATCGAGACCATGCCAAGGTCGGAGATGGAGAAGCTTCAGCTCGACCGGCTAAAGACTAAGGCGAAAGAGGTCTACGAGAAGGTTCCGTTCTACCGAAAGGCCTTCAAGGATAAAGGCGTAGCGCCCGACGATATTAAGACGCTGGCCGATATCACGAAGCTGCCTTTCACCAGCAAGCTGGACTTCCGCGATAACTATCCCTTCGGCCTGACGGCAGTCCCGATGGAAAAGGTGGTGCGCATCCACTCATCGAGCGGCACGACGGGCAAGCCTATAATCGCGCCGTATACCCAGGGCGACGTTGATATGTGGGCCGGGGTCATGGCCCGCACGCTGGCATCCGCCGGCATGCACAAGGACGACGTCATGCAGAACGCCTACGGCTACGGCCTGTTCACCGGCGGTCTTGGCTTCCACTACGGCGGCGAGCGCCTCGGCGCGATGGTGATCCCGTCAAGTACCGGAAACACCAAGCGACAGCTGATGATGATACAAGACCTGGGAACCACCGTAATAACATGCACTCCTTCTTACGCAATAATCCTGTATGAAACGGCAAAGGAGATGGGCTTCGATTTCAAGGAAACCAAGCTGCGCCTGGGCGTGTGCGGCGCCGAGCCCTGGTCGGAGCAGTTGCGCAACGAGATCGAGACGAAACTGGGCATCTCCGCGATAAACATCTACGGCCTGACCGAGGTCATCGGGCCCGGCGTATCGGTGGAATGCGAGCACAAGTGCGGCATGCATATTTGGGAAGATCACTTCCTGGCCGAGGTCATCAACCCGCAGACGGGGGAGCACATGCCTCCCGGCCAGATGGGCGAGCTGGTGATAACGACGCTGACCAAGGAGGCCCAGCCCGTTATCCGCTTCCGCACCAGGGACCTGGTCAGCCTGAACACGGAAACCTGCAAGTGCGGAAGGACGATGGCGAGGATGTCGCGGATCATGGGCCGCAGCGACGACATGCTGATAATCAAGGGCATAAACGTATTCCCGTCACAGATAGAGAGCGTGCTCCTCGATGTCGAGGGCGTCGAGCCGCAATACATGATCGTTGTCGACCGCAAGGAAGGCTTCAAGTCCGACGAGCTCGAGATATGGGTAGAGGTCTCCGAGGACGTCTTCTCCGACGAGGTCGGCAAGATGGAGGCGCTGGAGAAGAAGCTGCGCGCCGAGATGGAGAGCGTGCTGAACATATCGCCGCGCATCAAGCTGGTGGAGCCGCGCACCATCACCCGCACCGAGGGCAAGGCCAAGCGCGTGTTCGACCGCAGTGAGCTTAAAAAATAA
- a CDS encoding indolepyruvate oxidoreductase subunit beta, translating to MKDINVLMVGVGGYGVILASDGMAEIGMVNGYDVKKTDSLGMAQRGGSVVSHVRWGKKVYSPMIKKGGVDYLLAFEQIEAARWASYLSPKGAAIVADSTVTPVSAVTGDTPYPKWDTIKNILSQYCENIYLVPADRIAGEVNNPRAVNMAMLGFLSAFLELPAAAWTETMKSRLPEKFMKSSIEAFLKARAEAEAAIQAKEHKQ from the coding sequence ATGAAAGATATAAATGTCCTCATGGTAGGCGTCGGGGGCTACGGCGTGATACTTGCCAGCGACGGTATGGCCGAGATCGGCATGGTCAACGGATACGATGTGAAGAAGACGGACTCGCTGGGCATGGCGCAGCGCGGCGGCAGCGTGGTGAGCCACGTGCGCTGGGGCAAAAAAGTTTACTCGCCCATGATAAAGAAGGGCGGGGTAGACTACCTGCTGGCCTTCGAGCAGATCGAGGCGGCGCGCTGGGCCTCCTATCTCAGCCCTAAGGGAGCCGCCATCGTCGCCGATTCGACCGTGACCCCGGTTTCGGCCGTCACCGGCGACACACCCTATCCCAAATGGGATACGATAAAGAATATCCTTTCGCAATATTGCGAAAATATTTATCTGGTGCCTGCCGACAGGATAGCCGGCGAGGTGAATAACCCCCGCGCGGTCAACATGGCCATGCTCGGCTTCCTCTCGGCATTCCTTGAACTGCCCGCCGCGGCATGGACCGAGACGATGAAGAGCAGGCTGCCGGAGAAATTCATGAAATCCAGTATAGAAGCTTTCCTCAAGGCCAGAGCGGAGGCCGAAGCTGCTATACAGGCAAAGGAGCACAAGCAATGA
- the iorA gene encoding indolepyruvate ferredoxin oxidoreductase subunit alpha, producing the protein MKQLLSGNEAIALGAYHAGMAVATAYPGTPSTEILENIAKMDGVYAEWAINEKVALEVGMGASYAGVRTLVSMKHVGLNVAADPFFAASTTGVVGGLVVISCDDPGEHSSQGEQDNRHFARFAKVPMIEPTNSQEAYDLMGIAFDISEQFDTPVLFRSTTRISHCKAVVDVTGERKADLNKAAFKRWPEKFVMVPSNARVRRVAMEERIAKLQDYVEQFPFNEIIPGDKKLGVISNGVAYQYAREVFKDASHLKLTTLYPLPVNLIRKFAAEVEKLIVVEEIDPYIENEVRRLGIAVEGKSFIPVIGELNPEVVEAGAVKAGILKSTTTVEKAEPQPVKLPARRPQLCAGCPHVATEYALRQLGVRTQGSGIELSRNDIIVTSDIGCYTLGVYPPLAALDTCACMGASIGQALGLEKAGVSNKVVAVIGDSTFMHSGITGLIDVVYNQGTTTVIILDNNTTAMTGHQGHPGTGISAKGEKTTAVDIESLVKGIGIKDVNVVDAFDMKAIETTIKRCTANNAPSVIIVRGACPLATKKKGAPLAVDSDVCSGCLDCLKLGCPAITVSDGLACIDPGFCNGCGVCTQVCPNDAIAEAKR; encoded by the coding sequence ATGAAACAATTATTATCGGGAAACGAAGCTATAGCCCTCGGCGCATACCACGCCGGCATGGCGGTGGCCACGGCCTACCCCGGCACCCCCAGCACCGAGATACTGGAGAACATAGCCAAGATGGACGGCGTTTACGCCGAGTGGGCTATAAACGAGAAGGTGGCGCTTGAGGTGGGCATGGGGGCATCCTACGCCGGGGTGCGCACTCTGGTATCGATGAAGCACGTCGGTTTGAACGTGGCCGCCGACCCGTTCTTCGCCGCCTCGACCACGGGCGTCGTCGGCGGGCTCGTAGTCATCTCCTGCGACGACCCGGGCGAGCACAGCTCCCAGGGCGAGCAGGACAACCGCCACTTCGCGCGTTTCGCCAAGGTGCCCATGATCGAGCCCACGAACAGCCAGGAGGCCTACGACCTCATGGGTATCGCCTTCGACATCAGCGAGCAGTTCGACACGCCGGTGCTGTTCCGCTCAACGACGCGCATCTCGCACTGCAAAGCGGTCGTCGACGTCACCGGAGAACGAAAAGCCGACCTGAACAAGGCCGCATTCAAGCGCTGGCCGGAGAAGTTCGTCATGGTGCCCTCCAACGCCCGCGTCAGGCGCGTGGCCATGGAGGAACGCATCGCCAAACTGCAGGACTACGTGGAGCAGTTCCCCTTCAACGAGATCATACCGGGCGACAAGAAGCTCGGCGTGATATCGAACGGGGTGGCATATCAGTACGCGCGCGAGGTCTTCAAGGACGCCTCGCATTTGAAGCTGACGACGTTATACCCGCTGCCGGTGAACCTGATCAGGAAGTTCGCCGCGGAAGTGGAGAAGTTAATCGTGGTCGAGGAGATCGACCCTTATATAGAGAACGAGGTGCGCCGGCTCGGCATAGCGGTCGAGGGCAAGAGCTTCATACCCGTGATCGGCGAGCTGAACCCGGAGGTTGTCGAGGCAGGTGCTGTTAAAGCCGGAATTCTGAAGTCGACGACTACCGTCGAAAAAGCCGAACCTCAACCGGTCAAACTCCCCGCCCGCCGCCCGCAGCTGTGCGCCGGCTGCCCCCACGTGGCCACCGAGTACGCCTTGCGCCAACTAGGGGTGCGCACCCAGGGATCGGGGATCGAGCTGTCCAGGAACGACATCATAGTCACCAGCGACATCGGGTGCTACACGCTGGGCGTGTACCCGCCGCTGGCCGCGCTGGACACGTGCGCATGCATGGGGGCCAGCATCGGGCAGGCGCTGGGGCTGGAGAAGGCCGGAGTCTCGAACAAGGTCGTGGCCGTGATCGGAGATTCGACGTTCATGCACTCCGGCATCACCGGGCTCATCGACGTTGTTTATAACCAGGGAACGACGACTGTGATCATACTCGATAACAATACGACGGCCATGACCGGGCATCAGGGACATCCAGGCACCGGGATATCCGCCAAGGGAGAAAAGACGACGGCGGTAGATATCGAATCTCTGGTGAAGGGAATCGGCATCAAGGACGTCAACGTGGTCGACGCCTTCGACATGAAGGCCATAGAGACGACGATAAAACGATGCACGGCAAATAACGCTCCGTCGGTGATAATCGTGCGCGGCGCGTGCCCGCTGGCGACGAAAAAGAAGGGCGCGCCGCTCGCGGTGGACTCCGACGTTTGCAGCGGCTGCCTTGATTGCCTGAAGCTCGGCTGCCCGGCGATAACGGTGTCCGACGGACTGGCCTGCATCGACCCCGGCTTCTGCAACGGCTGCGGCGTCTGCACCCAGGTATGCCCCAACGACGCCATCGCGGAGGCTAAGCGATGA